In the Juglans microcarpa x Juglans regia isolate MS1-56 chromosome 6D, Jm3101_v1.0, whole genome shotgun sequence genome, one interval contains:
- the LOC121236036 gene encoding high-affinity nitrate transporter 3.2-like, with the protein MAAVRAVLLASLLLFCCLAATSHGSVLFSSLPRTLEVTASSKQGQVLKVGVDKMTVTWRLNQSLAAGTDSTYKTIKVKLCYAPVSQVDRAWRKTVDNLAKDKTCQFKIVSRPYDASNRTVQRFEWTIERDVPTATYFVRATAFNSDDVEVGYGQTTDAKKTTNLFEVQSITGRHVSLDIASVCFSAFSVLSLLGFFVAEKRRTKRSERT; encoded by the exons ATGGCGGCAGTGCGTGCGGTTCTCTTagcttctcttcttctcttctgtTGCTTGGCAGCAACTTCCCATGGAAGTGTGCTCTTTTCTTCTCTACCAAGAACCCTTGAAGTCACTGCTTCATCCAAACAAGGACAAG TTCTGAAAGTTGGCGTAGATAAAATGACTGTAACATGGCGTCTAAACCAGAGCTTAGCAGCCGGGACTGACTCTACCTACAAGACCATAAAGGTCAAGCTGTGCTACGCGCCGGTGAGCCAGGTTGACCGCGCATGGAGGAAGACAGTGGACAACCTAGCCAAGGACAAGACCTGCCAGTTCAAGATCGTTTCAAGGCCGTACGATGCGTCGAACAGAACAGTGCAAAGGTTCGAGTGGACCATCGAGCGTGACGTGCCCACGGCCACCTACTTTGTACGCGCCACTGCCTTCAACTCCGACGACGTCGAGGTGGGTTACGGTCAAACAACCGACGCCAAGAAGACCACCAACTTATTTGAGGTACAATCAATCACCGGACGCCACGTGTCACTCGATATTGCCTCGGTCTGCTTCAGTGCTTTCTCGGTTCTGTCCTTGCTTGGGTTCTTTGTTGCAGAGAAGAGAAGGACAAAACGGTCTGAAAGGACGTGA